One Besnoitia besnoiti strain Bb-Ger1 chromosome VIII, whole genome shotgun sequence DNA segment encodes these proteins:
- a CDS encoding hypothetical protein (encoded by transcript BESB_083860): protein MFSCCCADNREDIQSSEITTLPADAHCGEESRVDVRSDDVASTATPPSGAADGKAEESKPQRAPIKGGVFKPPPKREEPPAPVPMTLPKSDHARRSSVPIEAELGSGAYLVYEQETNSLYAQWSRVPVEGAVAWLRPLVQVPGHKFNLNKGKCVLTKEAQNTEKYCGAWVTFLKITREYPSKLMLMDNFEASGAPPVQVLILENPLDDPGKTVTKKLSSYGVLYDMMKNVKAVAVVPATSTLIPLDEPMEIKIFLQRGTGEGAAVGFDSMNA from the exons ATGTTctcgtgctgctgcgcggacAACCGCGAGGACATCCAGTCCTCGGAGATCACCACGCTACCAGCTGACGCACATTGTGGCGAGGAATCCCGCGTCGATGTCCGATCGGATGACGTAGCCAGCACCGCCACCCCCCCGtcaggcgcggcagacggcaAAGCGGAAGAATCCAAACCCCAGAGAGCCCCCATCAAGGGGGGCGTCTTCAAGCCCCCtccgaagcgcgaggagccGCCTGCTCCTGTTCCCATGACCCTGCCCAAGTCCGACCACGCCAGACGGTCTTCCGTTCCTATCGAGGCCGAGCTGGGCTCCGGTGCCTATCTGGT GTACGAACAGGAAACTAACTCCCTGTATGCCCAGTGGAGTCGCGTTCCGGTGGAAGGCGCTGTGGCgtggctgcggcctctggtACAAGTCCCCGGTCACAAATTCAACTTGAACAAGGGGAAGTGCGTTCTCACAAAGGAGGCGCAG AACACGGAGAAATATTGTGGAGCGTGGGTCACCTTCTTGAAAATCACGCGGGAATACCCGTCGAAGCTCATGCTGATGGATAACttcgaggcgagcggcgccccTCCAGTGCAGGTCCTCATTTTAGAAAACCCCCTTGATGACCCCGGCAAAACCGTTACGAAGAAATTGTCCAGCTACGGAGTGCTTTACGATATGATGAAGAACGTGAAAGCGGTTGCGGTGGTTCCAGCGACCAGCACACTTATCCCGCTGGATGAGCCCATGGAAATCAAGATATTCCTCCAGCGAGGAACTGGCGAGGGTGCAGCTGTGGGATTTGACAGTATGAATGCGTAG
- a CDS encoding homocysteine s-methyltransferase domain-containing protein (encoded by transcript BESB_083870): MAETGFSDKEIILLDGGLGTHLRALGAEFKGDPLWASRAVISSPELVRRAHFDFFKAGADVAITATYQASLSGFAHMGLPPSKAAEYVQLAIILADEARQLVASGALPAGSVDEEKENLAHSGPEGRSTSCAGACELCEAESDRFSDERVSEQKLRKRKVIVSNGSYGASLGGGAEYRGNYGVSEAALKDYHRWRLQAAMQVEHLIGGVVFETVPESCEAKAIVSLLREFPAFRGRSWLAFTCKSGTELASGEDFRSVVADVLREDAPHSSISGIGVNCSPTSATIPLLCTPPLLDAVAPALEKTRDPRSCHVLCYPNNEPRHHHEGETAAGIQDLVERSPCLCAAAAKPCDGQTHSLGPTSRCPHHLAETVHHPLARRVPAWLEGGVTAVGGCCGTSPEDLRAIHAVLQRLGAR, from the exons ATGGCGGAAACAGGATTCTCAGATAAGGAAATCATTCTTCTCGATGGAGGACTTGGGACGCATTTGCGAGCCCTAGGAGCAGAGTTCAAGGGCGATCCGCTCTGGGCAAGCAGAGCCGTTATCTCG TCGCCGGAACTCGTTCGTCGCGCACATTTTGACTTTTTCaaggccggcgcggacgTCGCGATAACTGCAACCTATCAG gcgtctctctcgggCTTTGCTCACATGGGCCTGCCACCGAGTAAAGCGGCGGAGTACGTTCAGCTGGCTATCATCCTCGCGGACGAAGCTCGACAGCTggtcgcgagcggcgcgctgcccgccggcagcgtagacgaggagaaggagaaccTGGCACACAGCGGCCCCGAGGGAAGGTCCacgagctgcgcaggcgcgtgcgagctgtgcgaagcggagagcgacCGCTTCAGCGATGAACGCGTCTCAGAGCAGAAACTGCGGAAG CGCAAGGTCATTGTGAGCAACGGCTCGTACGGCGCGTCtcttggcggcggcgcagagtaCCGGGGCAACTACGGCGTTTCAGAGGCCGCCCTCAAAGACTACCACCGATGGAG GTTGCAAGCTGCCATGCAGGTGGAGCATCTCATCGGCGGAGTGGTCTTCGAGACCGTACCGGAGAGTTGTGAGGCGAAG GCGATTGTGTCGCTCCTTCGAGAGTTTCCAGCGTTTCGCGGCCGGTCTTGGCTTGCGTTCACATGCAA GTCGGGAACAGAGTTGGCCAGCGGCGAGGATTTCCGGTCCGTTGTGGCGGATGTTCTGCGG GAGGATGCGCCGCACAGCTCGATTTCCGGCATAGGGGTGAACTGCTCGCCGACATCTGCGACGATCCCGCTGCTGTGCACGCCTCCGCTGCTCGAcgccgtggcgccggcgctggagaagacCCGAGATCCGCGGAGTTGCCACGTGCTGTGTTACCCCAACAACGAACCCAGGCACCACCACGAGGGCGAGACCGCGGCAGGCATCCAAGATCTGGTGGAGCGCTCGCCGTGCTtgtgcgctgcggcggcgaagccctGCGACGGCCAGACACACAGCCTGGGGCCGACCTCACGGTGCCCGCATCACCTCGCGGAGACTGTGCACCACCCGCTAGCCCGCAGAGTCCCGGCGTGGCTTGAAGGAGGAGTCACggccgtcggcggctgctgcggcactAGCCCTGAGGACTTAAGGGCGATTCATGCCGTTCTCCAGAGGCTGGGGGCGCGgtga
- a CDS encoding UMP-CMP kinase (encoded by transcript BESB_083880) yields MGVTSITVRSPSALTARSLPSVSITAWRPPYPLFCVFSLVYLLLSGVLDGRCGRISQAVSAGLRPHSTSPVSMIRPAILNTVACSRFSGVFHPFPRLSFARLSLSTGETLKISPSFLTPLTGRSRVYGCRPNEVNASRRSPPASSPACSEAFSKFKFTFLALASPPSSNRRVLAIASLVFWSGCRLPRGVGCVCLPAPSFLQTNARRRWISPRHTTMAAAGNASGSSDGAFSGKPKIVFVLGGPGAGKGTQCELLMKHHNVVHISAGDCLREERQRPNSKDGELIQECIREGRIVPVEITLTLILKKMLAHGWARVFLIDGFPRNQDNLDGWLAFTRCDNLVMKLEQIKGTNPELTPQCDRVLTQLTAAEKTPPGGEEATAQQANGLDAEDSGVDVSFCLFLDCPEKAMEERLLERGKNSGRADDNAAAIQKRFRTYQQETMPIIKFFEARNKLKPVDAAQTVEQVWECVDALFKNL; encoded by the exons ATGGGAGTTACGTCCATCACTGTGCGTAGTCCCTCTGCGCTGACCGCTAGGTCTCTCCCGTCGGTCTCCATTACCGCGTGGCGCCCCCCGTACCCTCTTTTCTGTGTGTTCTCGCTTGTGTATCTTCTGCTTTCCGGTGTGTTGGACGGAAGGTGCGGTAGAATCAGCCaggctgtctctgcaggcctGCGTCCTCATTCCACCTCGCCAGTTTCCATGATTCGTCCCGCCATCCTCAACACCGTTgcctgcagccgcttctCTGGAGTCTTTCATCCGTTCCcccgcctctccttcgcgcggctgAGCCTTTCAACTGGGGAGACGCTCAAGATCTCTCCCAGCTTTCTGACGCCTCTCACAGGCCGCTCTCGCGTGTACGGCTGCCGTCCGAACGAGGTAAAcgcttctcgccgctctcctcccgcgtcgtctcctgcGTGCAGCGAGGCGTTTTCGAAGTTCAAGTTCACCTTTTTAGCGCTTGCGAGCCCTCCGTCTTCAAACAGGCGGGTACTGGCCATTGCTTCCCTTGTGTTTTGGAGCGGGTGCAGACTGCCAAGAGGGGTCGGATGCGTCTGCTTACCTGCGCCCTCGTTTTTGCAGACAaacgcgcgccgtcgctggaTATCTCCGCGGCACACCACCATGGCAGCAGCAGGCAACGCGTCGGGAAGCTCTGACGGGGCCTTCTCCGGCAAGCCAAAAATC GTCTTCGTGCTCGGCGGCCCAGGCGCTGGCAAAGGCACCCAGTGCGAACTGCTGATGAAGCACCACAACGTGGTTCACATCTCTGCCG GCGACTGTCTGAGGGAGGAGCGTCAGAGGCCCAACAGCAAGGATGGCGAATTGATTCAAGAATGCATTCGAGAAG GTCGCATCGTTCCTGTGGAGATCACGCTGACCCTGATTCTCAAGAAGATGCTCGCCCACGGCTGGGCGCGAGTGTTCCTGATTGATGGATTCCCCCGCAACCAAGATAACTTGGACGGCTGGCTGGCCTTCACCCGATGCGACAACCTGGTGATGAAGCTCGAGCAGATCAAGGGCACGAACCCTGAGCTGACCCCACAGTGCGACAGAGTTCTCACTCAGCTGACAGCAGCCGAGAAGACCCCCCctgggggggaggaggcgacggcgcagcaggcgaacggcttggacgcggaggacagcGGAGTCGACGTCTCCTTCTGCTTGTTTCTGGACTGCCCCGAAAAGGCGATGGAGGAACGCCTGCTGGAGCGAGGCAAGAACAGCGGCCGAGCGGACGACAATGCAGCGGCCATTCAGAAGCGATTCAGAACTTACCAACAGGAGACGATGCCGATCATCAAGTTCTTTGAAGCCAGAAACAAACTCAAGCCTGTTGATGCAGCTCAGACTGTCGAGCAAGTGTGGGAATGCGTCGATGCGTTGTTCAAGAACCTGTGA